In Anaerobacillus sp. CMMVII, a single window of DNA contains:
- a CDS encoding magnesium chelatase produces the protein MKAAQSLAFVQGREYVIPDDIKFLATYALGHRIILNSDSKFANVSTKVVVNEIIQRVKIPVRKEAVR, from the coding sequence ATGAAGGCGGCACAATCATTGGCATTTGTTCAAGGACGGGAATATGTCATTCCTGATGACATCAAATTTTTAGCGACTTATGCCTTAGGTCATCGTATTATTCTAAACTCAGACTCAAAGTTTGCTAATGTTTCAACAAAGGTAGTAGTGAATGAGATTATTCAGCGTGTGAAAATTCCGGTTAGGAAAGAAGCTGTTCGCTAA
- a CDS encoding transglutaminase family protein encodes MLKNHNIFSFQMVLLYGLAFIVLWEWLRPLPVITDTGNLSVFVWFTLFCFILMYIRLVGFVAFPVIFIAIMYSLHSVFFEGSFLREGIATLVWFGEDFARNVRFLIGNDMNSLSFEFRSFLLFIVLAIMSYLIHFWLCHLKKIFLFLVITVVYVTVIDTFTLYDASNAIVRLVIAGFLLMTILYKLRLEEKEQVTSDEFKGKAWTNSLTFIIVIVAVIAFFSPKYEPYWPDPLPMVKGAMTGEGGEGTYRTIGYGQNDERLGGGFANDDTVIFTATATQGHYWRGESKEIYTGKGWESVEHELNKTFRYSDFYDKKVAVQMFERSVPKDTRESTISMVDDHRFWHLFYPGELVEVGDLEFYNEQSDYRYLIDYVSGKVGTTSDEKPVFLKEYTFTYHAPKFVIEDLRTTTSVDPDHIRDVYLQLPELPERVGQLASQITEAHENRYDKVKAIEGYFSRSGFQYETTDVAIPAEGQDYVDQFLFETQKGYCDNFSTSMIVMLRTLDIPARWVKGFTQGELVSRLDVNTYEISNANAHSWVEVYFPEVGWVPFEPTKGFNHTFEFVEDQQEVDTVIDDDNDSDELSTPERMQDPENPFLPLEDMIDSPAGGSSEGVGGGNDSKSLQFPFKLIWIVIAVMLVGFAIYRNHQKLLTVFFLYLFKLKSSDDENLYIKAYERLLWLLELNGFKRYDDETLREYANRIDGLFPQVKCRS; translated from the coding sequence TTGCTCAAGAATCATAACATCTTCTCCTTTCAAATGGTTTTACTATATGGCTTGGCCTTTATTGTTTTATGGGAATGGCTTCGACCATTACCGGTCATTACGGATACGGGTAATTTGTCCGTTTTTGTATGGTTTACGTTATTCTGCTTTATTTTAATGTATATCCGCCTTGTTGGTTTCGTCGCATTTCCAGTTATATTTATAGCGATTATGTACAGTTTGCACTCTGTTTTTTTTGAAGGTAGCTTTTTGAGAGAAGGGATTGCAACATTAGTATGGTTTGGCGAGGATTTTGCGAGAAACGTTCGCTTTTTAATTGGAAATGATATGAACTCTTTATCTTTTGAGTTTCGTAGCTTTTTATTATTTATAGTGCTAGCAATTATGAGTTATTTAATTCATTTCTGGCTTTGTCATTTGAAAAAAATATTCTTGTTTCTCGTCATTACGGTTGTTTACGTAACGGTAATCGACACATTTACACTTTATGACGCGAGTAACGCAATTGTAAGACTAGTAATAGCTGGATTCCTATTAATGACGATCCTTTATAAACTACGCTTAGAAGAGAAGGAACAAGTAACGTCAGATGAATTTAAGGGTAAGGCTTGGACTAATTCACTGACGTTTATCATTGTTATTGTTGCTGTGATTGCTTTCTTTTCACCCAAATATGAGCCTTACTGGCCAGATCCGCTACCGATGGTAAAGGGAGCAATGACTGGTGAAGGTGGGGAAGGTACTTATCGAACCATTGGCTATGGGCAAAATGACGAACGTTTAGGTGGAGGCTTTGCCAATGATGATACGGTAATTTTTACTGCAACTGCCACACAAGGACATTACTGGCGCGGTGAGTCAAAGGAAATTTACACCGGTAAAGGCTGGGAGTCTGTGGAGCACGAATTAAACAAAACGTTCCGTTACAGTGACTTTTATGATAAAAAAGTAGCTGTACAGATGTTCGAACGAAGTGTCCCTAAGGATACAAGAGAATCGACCATATCAATGGTTGACGACCACCGTTTTTGGCACCTGTTTTACCCAGGTGAATTAGTTGAAGTTGGTGATCTGGAGTTCTATAACGAACAAAGTGATTACCGTTATTTAATTGACTATGTTAGCGGCAAGGTAGGTACGACTAGCGATGAAAAACCAGTATTCTTAAAAGAATACACCTTCACTTATCACGCACCTAAATTTGTCATCGAAGACTTAAGAACTACCACATCGGTGGATCCCGATCATATTCGTGACGTTTATTTACAATTGCCGGAACTTCCGGAACGTGTAGGTCAATTAGCTAGCCAAATTACAGAAGCTCATGAGAATCGCTACGATAAAGTAAAGGCGATTGAAGGTTATTTTTCTAGGAGTGGCTTTCAGTATGAGACGACAGATGTAGCGATACCTGCGGAAGGGCAAGACTATGTAGATCAATTTTTGTTTGAGACTCAAAAAGGTTATTGCGATAATTTCTCAACATCGATGATCGTGATGCTTCGTACGTTAGACATTCCAGCTCGTTGGGTTAAAGGATTTACTCAAGGTGAACTAGTTAGTCGTTTAGATGTAAATACCTATGAGATTTCAAATGCTAATGCCCATTCCTGGGTAGAAGTTTATTTCCCTGAGGTTGGTTGGGTTCCTTTTGAACCTACGAAAGGGTTTAATCACACGTTCGAATTTGTAGAAGATCAACAAGAAGTTGATACAGTTATAGATGACGACAATGATTCTGATGAACTTTCAACACCTGAAAGAATGCAAGACCCTGAAAACCCATTCCTACCACTTGAAGACATGATCGATTCTCCAGCTGGTGGTTCATCAGAAGGTGTAGGGGGTGGCAATGACTCTAAATCACTCCAATTCCCGTTTAAGTTGATTTGGATCGTCATCGCAGTGATGTTGGTTGGGTTTGCCATCTATCGAAATCATCAAAAACTACTCACTGTATTTTTCTTGTATTTATTTAAGTTGAAATCTAGTGACGACGAAAACCTTTATATTAAAGCTTATGAACGGTTGCTCTGGTTGTTAGAATTAAACGGGTTCAAACGTTACGATGATGAAACCTTACGTGAGTATGCTAATAGGATTGATGGTCTTTTTCCACAAGTGAAATGCAGGTCCTAA
- the guaA gene encoding glutamine-hydrolyzing GMP synthase translates to MENSNEKIVVLDFGGQYNQLIARRIRDIGVFSELHPNTITAAEIKEMNPKGIIFSGGPNSAYVEGAPKCDEEIFELGIPILGICYGMQLMSHHFGGKVEAANHREYGKAMIKVENPTKLYNELPTEQSVWMSHGDLVVTPPEGFVVDVTSPSCPVAAMSDVSRQLYGVQFHPEVRHSEYGNQLLENFVYKICECTGNWSMENFIEVEMAKIKEQVGDRKVLCALSGGVDSSVVAVLIHKAIGDQLTCMFIDHGLLRKDEAESVMKTFSEGFHMNVIKIDAQDRFLSKLKGVKDPEQKRKIIGNEFIYVFEEEASKLEGMDFLAQGTLYTDIVESGTATAQTIKSHHNVGGLPEDMSFTLIEPLNTLFKDEVRKVGAELGIPDEVVWRQPFPGPGLGIRVLGEITEEKLEIVRESDAILRDEIKKAGLDREIWQYFTALPDMRSVGVMGDARTYDYTVGIRAVTSIDGMTSDWARIPYDILEKISVRIVNEVKNVNRVVYDITSKPPATIEWE, encoded by the coding sequence ATGGAAAATAGTAATGAAAAAATTGTTGTTTTAGATTTTGGTGGCCAATATAACCAATTAATTGCCCGTAGAATTCGTGACATCGGTGTATTTAGTGAACTGCATCCTAATACAATAACGGCTGCTGAGATAAAGGAAATGAATCCAAAAGGCATAATCTTTTCAGGTGGACCGAATAGTGCTTATGTTGAAGGAGCTCCCAAATGTGATGAAGAGATTTTTGAGCTTGGGATTCCGATCTTAGGTATTTGTTACGGAATGCAATTAATGTCTCACCACTTTGGTGGTAAGGTAGAAGCTGCTAATCACCGTGAGTATGGAAAAGCAATGATTAAAGTGGAAAATCCAACTAAACTATATAATGAACTACCTACTGAACAATCAGTTTGGATGAGTCACGGAGACTTAGTTGTCACTCCACCAGAAGGTTTCGTTGTTGATGTTACGAGTCCATCTTGTCCTGTAGCAGCGATGAGTGATGTTTCTAGACAGCTTTACGGTGTACAATTTCACCCAGAAGTACGTCATTCTGAGTATGGAAATCAGTTACTAGAGAACTTTGTTTATAAAATTTGTGAGTGCACAGGCAATTGGTCAATGGAGAACTTTATTGAAGTTGAAATGGCGAAAATCAAGGAGCAAGTTGGTGATCGTAAGGTTCTTTGTGCACTTAGTGGTGGGGTTGATTCATCTGTCGTTGCTGTTTTAATTCATAAAGCAATTGGCGACCAATTAACTTGTATGTTTATTGACCATGGATTATTAAGAAAAGACGAAGCTGAAAGTGTTATGAAAACTTTCTCAGAAGGCTTCCACATGAACGTAATTAAAATTGATGCCCAAGATCGTTTCTTAAGTAAGTTAAAAGGCGTCAAGGATCCAGAACAAAAAAGAAAAATTATTGGAAATGAATTTATATATGTGTTTGAAGAAGAAGCTTCAAAACTAGAAGGAATGGACTTTTTAGCTCAAGGAACACTTTATACGGACATCGTGGAAAGTGGTACGGCAACGGCTCAAACGATTAAGTCTCATCATAATGTCGGTGGTTTACCAGAAGACATGAGCTTTACTTTAATTGAACCACTGAATACATTATTTAAAGATGAAGTAAGAAAAGTCGGTGCAGAGTTAGGAATTCCTGATGAAGTTGTTTGGCGTCAACCGTTTCCAGGGCCTGGATTAGGGATTCGTGTTTTAGGAGAAATCACCGAGGAAAAACTAGAAATTGTTCGTGAAAGTGATGCAATTCTTCGTGATGAGATTAAGAAGGCTGGTCTTGACCGTGAGATTTGGCAGTACTTTACTGCGCTTCCTGACATGCGTAGTGTTGGTGTTATGGGAGATGCTAGAACATATGACTACACAGTAGGGATCCGCGCAGTAACTTCTATTGATGGAATGACATCTGACTGGGCGAGAATTCCTTACGATATACTAGAAAAGATCTCTGTTCGAATTGTTAATGAAGTAAAAAACGTAAACAGAGTCGTTTATGACATCACTTCAAAACCACCAGCAACCATTGAGTGGGAGTAA
- a CDS encoding DUF58 domain-containing protein — protein MRKYQRFFKLMALPLIAISTFVYAMFQGGFVSWFLFYSTSLVLLTTLIYALVPIGNVEVSRKVSAERLVSGEDLRITITLSRRNPFPFFFFIVEDVIPEDWKLKNKHINSKQILYPSFDRNLVYSYTIRQPKRGEYQFSKVRIRTSDLFGLFNKEKVVSVKTEVVVYPSFQELNDWDVYNENEAEAYITSQRIIEDVTSVAGSREYVPGDRLTSIDWKVTARINKLMTKEFEEYLGQRFLIALDCSIKDKGDALVFEKAVELATSFTVHSYKQHYHLGLLSIGKDVSRYQIHYGENHQASMLEHLAKLNFHLGNVFDFVFVNEINKITSDTILVIVTTRITDAMVENVRRLKKKRVQTAFCFVTGSRKLTSYEQSKLALITKLNVPYYVIGKNSFQVDLQGGEAVAQES, from the coding sequence ATGAGGAAGTATCAACGGTTTTTTAAGTTGATGGCCCTACCTTTGATTGCAATCTCAACCTTTGTTTATGCGATGTTTCAAGGTGGATTTGTTAGTTGGTTTCTTTTCTACTCAACGTCACTCGTATTGTTGACAACACTTATTTATGCTCTAGTGCCTATTGGGAATGTTGAAGTCAGTAGAAAAGTTAGTGCTGAAAGATTAGTATCTGGAGAAGATTTACGAATAACAATTACACTCTCACGTCGAAATCCTTTTCCGTTCTTTTTCTTTATTGTTGAAGATGTCATTCCAGAGGATTGGAAGTTAAAAAATAAACATATCAATTCTAAGCAAATACTATACCCCTCTTTCGATCGTAATTTAGTTTATTCTTATACGATTAGACAGCCAAAGCGCGGTGAATATCAATTTTCAAAAGTGAGAATTCGAACAAGTGACTTGTTTGGACTGTTTAACAAGGAGAAAGTAGTAAGTGTTAAGACAGAGGTTGTTGTGTACCCTAGCTTTCAGGAGTTAAATGATTGGGATGTCTACAATGAAAATGAAGCAGAGGCTTATATTACCTCGCAAAGAATTATCGAAGATGTTACTTCTGTTGCTGGTTCAAGGGAGTATGTGCCAGGTGATCGCCTAACAAGTATCGATTGGAAGGTAACTGCAAGGATAAATAAGCTAATGACAAAGGAATTTGAGGAATATTTGGGTCAACGATTTCTTATTGCACTAGATTGCTCAATTAAGGATAAAGGTGATGCGTTAGTATTTGAAAAAGCAGTGGAATTAGCAACATCTTTCACTGTCCATAGCTATAAACAGCACTATCACCTTGGTTTACTTTCAATTGGAAAAGACGTAAGTCGTTATCAAATTCATTATGGTGAAAATCATCAAGCTAGTATGCTAGAACACTTAGCAAAGCTCAATTTCCATTTAGGGAATGTATTTGATTTTGTATTTGTTAACGAAATTAATAAAATAACCTCAGATACGATCTTGGTAATCGTTACTACACGGATTACGGATGCGATGGTTGAGAATGTGCGTAGATTAAAGAAGAAAAGAGTACAAACGGCATTTTGTTTTGTTACGGGTTCTAGAAAGTTAACCTCGTATGAGCAAAGTAAATTAGCTTTAATTACTAAGCTTAACGTACCTTATTATGTGATCGGGAAAAATAGCTTCCAAGTCGATCTTCAAGGAGGTGAGGCTGTTGCTCAAGAATCATAA